The Burkholderia cepacia genome includes a region encoding these proteins:
- the tssM gene encoding type VI secretion system membrane subunit TssM: MSYLKRLFRWFFSWRMLACVAVLLVCVAVWFLGPLFAFGELHPFAGVAIRLIVIALLVGLLVLRLLRWPLSPIWVIALCVALWHVGPLFGLGGHHPVEPIWVRVLLIATIAFCYMVYGLYTLWQALRSNDALLKRFLQPKGDRPVEAGRDEVRAVAMVVSKAIAQLKRLRGGTLGWRRLLEVDRHLYGLPWYMMVGTPGAGKTTAILGSGLQFPLTEQMGAVSAHGIASTANCEWWFANEAVLIDTAGRYVEQDDPQDESATAVNAAEWKELLGQLRKHRPRAPLNGAILAVSAADLVNRSDAERTVLAASLRARLGELRQQLGIRFPVYVFVTKLDLLPGFTEYFQSLTAEGRTQIWGFTLPCDESGAASVDGLRRHCAHELTLLEARIDAGLNNRFLEEYEGDRRKRLYPLAQEFRSLSTLVTDLLDLVFLDSRYDDVQLQNTLRGVYFTSAEQTDQVIAADRETVLQRLRRKLARMRTNSDAAAQVRGEGLVSGHRSFFLRNVFQHVIVPEAHLVRADLKWEIRFRAMRWAGHLLTATLFVWLVFSLTVSYDNNRNYLTAISGKTTALAARAAAYNKSPKAAAIGGLLDGSRDLPRYGDLDLDAPGGAYRYGLYVVPAIVKASDTTYLSLLKQTLLPQIVRRAESELSTQINAQNADDVYRTLTIYLMLYDDDRYDAKAVRTWVLRDWERSDSAAAMGGRNLMVRHLDALFIEDRPVKPTVAQDAALVQRARLFLSQNPAPKRLYERAIGAMEKEAPENFTLAQALGLQGASLFKLVDGSRFEQGVPGLYTYDGYHALFNQRLPEFLARAQDDDGWVMGRAGKRSDLTASIQGMRVVAARSSLADDIRRQYLIDYGNYWQQFLADIRPATSGENGRDGTLALDQATLRALAAPDSPLVRLARAVVRETSLSVVDVQEPSSLNDLALTAVGRKSSAARTAALEARKMAAQRPEQRLEKEFVDNRFAALREVTTGQADTGSGPAMTDTPIAAGGKALQLDAILTLINEQYTRLVVASNALSANSMPPALDIGTTLQTEAEKLPAPLRLVLGGIATQVADKVGQEVGGLLAMQVDTSVGQSCRRTIDGKYPFVRSSQEVDVEDFNRMFAAGGVFDEFFQKSLASYVDTNAKPWRYKSLSPGMPPIKGPSLEPFERASAIREVFFRDQGAKRMAWKMDAKVASIDPEITELLIDVDGQTQRYVHGPVTPFALSWPGPRGGAMAEVAAKPAIRPDTSTIVATGPWALFRLIERGRLTGTASASRLTLAFDFDGRHAALELMTSGQLNPLTSNLLTGFHCPGGLA, encoded by the coding sequence ATGTCTTATTTGAAACGTCTTTTCCGATGGTTTTTCTCGTGGCGGATGCTGGCGTGCGTGGCGGTTTTGCTGGTGTGCGTCGCGGTCTGGTTCCTGGGCCCGCTATTCGCGTTCGGCGAATTGCATCCGTTTGCCGGCGTCGCGATCCGCTTGATCGTGATCGCGCTGCTCGTGGGCTTGCTCGTCTTGCGCCTGCTGAGATGGCCGCTGAGCCCGATCTGGGTGATCGCGCTCTGCGTCGCGCTCTGGCACGTGGGGCCGTTGTTCGGGCTGGGCGGCCATCATCCGGTCGAGCCGATCTGGGTGCGCGTCCTGCTGATCGCGACGATCGCTTTCTGCTACATGGTCTACGGCCTCTACACGTTGTGGCAGGCACTGCGGTCGAACGATGCGCTGCTGAAGCGCTTCCTCCAGCCGAAAGGCGACAGGCCGGTCGAAGCCGGTCGCGACGAGGTGCGCGCGGTCGCCATGGTGGTGTCCAAGGCGATCGCGCAGTTGAAGCGCCTGCGTGGCGGCACGCTGGGGTGGCGTCGCCTGCTCGAGGTCGACCGGCATCTGTACGGGTTGCCGTGGTACATGATGGTGGGCACGCCGGGGGCCGGCAAGACGACCGCGATCCTGGGTTCAGGCCTGCAATTCCCGCTGACCGAGCAGATGGGCGCGGTGTCCGCGCACGGCATCGCAAGCACCGCGAACTGCGAATGGTGGTTTGCGAACGAAGCGGTGCTGATCGACACCGCGGGCCGCTATGTCGAGCAGGACGATCCGCAGGACGAGTCGGCTACGGCTGTCAACGCGGCGGAATGGAAGGAACTGCTCGGCCAGTTGCGCAAGCATCGGCCGCGGGCGCCGCTCAACGGCGCGATCCTGGCGGTCAGCGCCGCCGATCTGGTCAACCGGTCGGACGCCGAACGCACCGTGCTCGCCGCGAGCTTGCGTGCCCGGCTCGGCGAACTGCGCCAGCAACTCGGGATTCGCTTCCCGGTATACGTGTTCGTGACGAAACTGGATTTGCTGCCGGGCTTCACCGAGTATTTCCAGTCGCTGACTGCGGAAGGGCGTACGCAGATATGGGGGTTCACGTTGCCCTGCGACGAGTCCGGCGCGGCGAGTGTCGACGGGCTGCGGCGCCACTGCGCGCACGAGCTGACGCTGCTCGAAGCGCGGATCGACGCCGGCCTGAACAACCGCTTTCTGGAGGAATACGAAGGGGATCGCCGCAAGCGGCTGTACCCGCTGGCGCAGGAATTCCGCAGCCTGTCGACGCTGGTCACGGATCTGCTCGATCTCGTATTCCTCGACTCCCGCTACGACGACGTGCAGTTGCAGAATACGCTGCGAGGCGTGTATTTCACGAGCGCCGAGCAGACGGATCAGGTGATTGCCGCGGATCGCGAGACGGTGCTGCAGCGTCTGAGGCGCAAGCTGGCGCGCATGCGCACGAACAGCGACGCGGCTGCGCAGGTGCGCGGCGAGGGCCTGGTATCGGGGCATCGCAGTTTCTTCCTGCGCAACGTGTTCCAGCATGTGATCGTGCCGGAAGCGCATCTGGTCCGCGCAGACCTGAAGTGGGAGATTCGCTTCAGAGCGATGCGCTGGGCCGGTCATCTGCTCACCGCGACCCTGTTCGTATGGCTCGTGTTCTCGCTCACGGTGAGCTACGACAACAATCGGAACTATCTGACCGCGATCTCCGGCAAGACGACGGCGCTCGCCGCGCGGGCCGCCGCCTACAACAAGTCGCCGAAGGCGGCCGCGATCGGCGGTCTGCTGGACGGCTCACGGGACCTGCCGCGATACGGCGACCTCGATCTCGACGCGCCGGGTGGTGCGTACCGCTACGGCCTCTATGTCGTTCCGGCTATCGTCAAGGCATCGGATACCACCTACTTGAGCCTGCTGAAGCAGACCTTGCTGCCTCAGATCGTGCGGCGCGCGGAAAGCGAATTGAGCACGCAGATCAATGCGCAAAACGCGGACGATGTCTACCGGACGCTGACCATCTACCTGATGTTGTACGACGATGATCGCTACGATGCGAAGGCGGTGAGAACGTGGGTGTTGCGCGACTGGGAGCGTTCCGACAGTGCGGCGGCGATGGGCGGGCGCAACCTGATGGTGCGGCATCTGGATGCGCTGTTCATCGAAGATCGCCCCGTCAAGCCGACCGTGGCCCAGGACGCCGCACTCGTGCAGCGGGCGCGCCTCTTCCTGAGCCAGAACCCGGCGCCGAAGCGGCTTTACGAGCGGGCGATCGGCGCGATGGAGAAAGAGGCGCCGGAAAATTTCACGCTTGCGCAGGCGCTCGGGCTGCAGGGCGCATCGCTTTTCAAGCTGGTGGACGGATCGCGCTTCGAGCAGGGCGTGCCGGGACTCTACACGTATGACGGGTACCACGCGTTGTTCAACCAGCGCCTGCCCGAATTCCTCGCGCGTGCGCAGGACGACGACGGTTGGGTCATGGGGCGCGCCGGCAAGCGTTCCGACCTGACGGCATCGATACAGGGCATGCGCGTCGTGGCGGCGAGATCGTCGCTGGCCGACGACATTCGCCGCCAGTACCTGATCGATTACGGAAACTATTGGCAGCAGTTTCTCGCGGACATTCGACCGGCCACGAGCGGCGAGAACGGCCGGGACGGCACGCTGGCGCTCGATCAGGCGACGCTGCGCGCGCTCGCCGCGCCGGATTCGCCGCTGGTGCGGCTGGCGCGCGCGGTGGTCCGGGAAACGTCGCTATCGGTCGTCGATGTGCAGGAGCCGTCCTCGCTGAACGATCTCGCGCTGACGGCGGTGGGCCGCAAATCCTCCGCGGCGAGGACCGCGGCGCTCGAGGCCCGGAAGATGGCCGCGCAGCGGCCGGAGCAGCGGCTCGAGAAGGAATTCGTCGACAACCGCTTCGCGGCGCTGCGCGAGGTCACGACCGGCCAGGCCGACACCGGCAGCGGTCCGGCGATGACGGATACGCCCATCGCGGCGGGCGGCAAGGCATTGCAGCTCGACGCGATCCTGACGCTGATCAACGAGCAGTACACGCGTCTGGTCGTCGCGAGCAACGCGTTGTCGGCCAACAGCATGCCGCCCGCGCTCGATATCGGCACGACGTTGCAGACGGAGGCAGAAAAGCTGCCGGCGCCGTTGAGGCTCGTGCTCGGCGGCATCGCGACGCAGGTCGCGGACAAGGTCGGGCAGGAGGTCGGCGGGCTGCTCGCGATGCAGGTCGATACGAGCGTCGGGCAAAGCTGCCGGCGCACGATCGACGGGAAATATCCGTTCGTGCGCAGCAGCCAGGAAGTCGACGTCGAGGACTTCAACCGGATGTTCGCGGCGGGCGGCGTATTCGACGAATTCTTCCAGAAATCGCTGGCGAGCTACGTCGACACGAACGCCAAGCCGTGGCGCTACAAGTCGCTGAGCCCCGGCATGCCGCCGATCAAGGGGCCGAGCCTCGAGCCGTTCGAACGCGCGTCCGCGATCCGCGAAGTGTTCTTCCGCGATCAGGGTGCCAAGCGGATGGCCTGGAAGATGGACGCCAAGGTGGCGTCCATCGATCCCGAGATCACCGAATTGCTGATCGACGTTGACGGTCAGACGCAACGTTACGTGCATGGCCCCGTCACGCCGTTCGCGCTGAGCTGGCCCGGGCCGCGCGGCGGCGCGATGGCCGAAGTCGCGGCGAAGCCGGCAATCCGGCCGGATACGTCGACGATCGTCGCGACGGGGCCGTGGGCGCTGTTCCGCTTGATCGAGCGAGGCCGGCTGACCGGTACCGCTTCGGCCAGCCGCCTGACATTGGCTTTCGATTTCGATGGCAGGCACGCGGCGCTCGAGTTGATGACGAGCGGTCAGTTGAATCCGCTGACGAGCAACCTGCTGACGGGCTTTCATTGTCCGGGAGGTCTTGCGTGA
- the tssL gene encoding type VI secretion system protein TssL, long form, protein MNSATFDKDAFDFLASDSGTLPEPQKERAGHEKGAPRQPIDIGEFDAVVDIQQRLDEVLAASNPLLEAARPLLRMLADMPAALDTSEAVGSLRTLLVREVSLFQKLCDKADLPWKHMAVVRYCLCTALDEAANRTSWGGGGVWAEQSLLITFEGEVDGGEKFFLLIGRMATDPQEYVDILEILYRVLGLGFEGRYSVVADGRRYLEQIRQRLWTLITGARDALQPELSPHWRGAPPGRLPLLRSVPVWASAACAVLALFALFVFYQYNLLSQRYALETRILEIGKERLASAPQRLRLSHLLRDEIARGLLTVDEDDRRSLVVFKGDSMFASGQSTVLPEIEPILNKVAREVARVGGNVLVSGHTDNQPIRSAAFPNNLVLSEKRAAYVAQILQRDGTPADRIRALGKGDSQPVGDNATVAGRALNRRVEIMVTL, encoded by the coding sequence ATGAACTCGGCTACGTTCGACAAAGACGCGTTCGATTTTCTCGCGAGCGATTCCGGGACGTTACCCGAGCCGCAGAAGGAGCGCGCCGGCCATGAAAAGGGAGCCCCACGTCAGCCGATCGACATCGGTGAGTTCGACGCGGTCGTCGATATCCAGCAACGTCTCGACGAGGTGCTCGCGGCGAGCAATCCGCTGCTCGAAGCGGCGCGGCCGCTGCTCCGGATGCTCGCCGACATGCCTGCCGCGCTCGATACGTCCGAGGCGGTCGGCAGCTTGCGAACCCTGCTCGTGCGCGAGGTCAGCCTGTTCCAGAAGTTGTGCGACAAGGCCGATCTGCCGTGGAAGCACATGGCGGTCGTTCGCTATTGCCTGTGCACCGCGCTCGACGAGGCAGCCAACCGCACCAGCTGGGGCGGGGGCGGCGTATGGGCGGAGCAAAGCCTGCTGATCACGTTCGAGGGTGAAGTCGACGGCGGCGAGAAGTTCTTCCTGCTGATCGGCCGGATGGCGACCGATCCTCAGGAGTACGTCGATATCCTCGAAATCCTGTATCGCGTGCTCGGTCTCGGATTCGAGGGGCGCTACAGCGTGGTGGCCGACGGGCGTCGCTATCTGGAACAGATTCGCCAGCGGTTGTGGACGCTCATCACCGGCGCACGCGACGCGCTTCAGCCCGAACTGTCGCCGCACTGGCGGGGCGCTCCGCCCGGCAGGCTGCCGTTGTTGCGCAGCGTGCCGGTCTGGGCCTCCGCAGCCTGCGCGGTGCTCGCGCTGTTCGCGCTGTTCGTGTTCTACCAGTACAACCTGCTGTCCCAGCGCTATGCACTGGAAACGCGGATTCTCGAGATCGGCAAGGAACGACTCGCGTCTGCGCCGCAGCGTCTGCGGCTGTCGCACCTGTTGAGGGACGAGATCGCGCGCGGTCTGCTGACCGTCGACGAGGATGACAGGCGCAGTCTCGTCGTGTTCAAGGGCGATTCGATGTTCGCGTCGGGCCAGAGCACGGTGTTGCCGGAGATCGAGCCGATCCTGAACAAGGTTGCGCGCGAAGTCGCGCGCGTCGGCGGAAACGTGCTCGTGAGCGGGCATACGGACAATCAGCCGATCCGCAGCGCGGCTTTCCCGAACAACCTCGTGCTGTCGGAAAAGCGCGCCGCGTACGTCGCGCAAATCCTTCAGCGGGACGGTACGCCGGCGGATCGGATCCGCGCGCTCGGCAAGGGCGACTCCCAGCCGGTTGGCGACAACGCCACGGTGGCCGGCCGGGCGCTCAACCGCCGCGTCGAAATCATGGTCACGCTGTAG
- the tssK gene encoding type VI secretion system baseplate subunit TssK, translating into MSWHNKVVWSEGLFLLPQLFQQQERYFEHFAHKRSAPLSPFFWGFSQFEIDHESLAFGKLVFKSGTGVFPDGTPFDVPAHAPPPPPLTIAPEHQNQVIYLAVPLRLPNTEETVFREQTASLARYLAFENELRDSNTIGQGPKPVQLANLRLRLLPEKELTQSWIGIALTRIKALRADGSVSLHDTDHIPPVSQYGADPLLRDWATQLHGLAKLRADALATRLSGSDGRAGAAAEVADYLLLQVLNRYEPLLAHICRIRETPPVEFYRELAMMAGELSTFVRPQTRRPLPTPGYDHAQLYASIRPLVEEVHYLLNQVLIRGAQPIPLTEQPHGIRVAAVMPAELSGYSSLVLAVGAQMSPDVLQQQFASQTKISQPQRLPELIRSHLPGLTMVPLPVPPRQIPFNSNYIYYELSRSGPFWEQIAQQGGLAMHIAGHFPELKLELWGVRHK; encoded by the coding sequence ATGAGTTGGCATAACAAGGTCGTGTGGAGCGAAGGCCTTTTCCTGCTTCCACAGCTGTTTCAGCAGCAAGAGCGCTATTTCGAACATTTCGCGCACAAGCGCTCCGCGCCGCTCAGCCCTTTTTTCTGGGGATTCAGCCAGTTCGAGATCGATCACGAGTCGCTGGCGTTCGGCAAGCTGGTGTTCAAGAGCGGGACCGGCGTGTTTCCTGACGGTACGCCGTTCGACGTGCCGGCGCATGCACCGCCGCCGCCGCCGCTGACGATCGCGCCCGAGCACCAGAACCAGGTGATCTATCTGGCTGTCCCGCTGCGTCTGCCCAATACCGAGGAGACCGTGTTTCGCGAGCAGACGGCCTCGCTTGCCCGTTACCTGGCTTTCGAAAACGAGCTGCGGGACAGCAACACGATCGGCCAGGGGCCCAAGCCCGTGCAATTGGCGAACTTGCGCCTGCGGCTTCTGCCCGAGAAGGAATTGACGCAGTCGTGGATCGGCATCGCGCTGACGCGCATCAAGGCATTGCGCGCGGACGGCTCGGTGTCGCTGCACGATACCGATCACATTCCGCCGGTCAGCCAGTACGGCGCCGATCCGCTGCTGCGAGACTGGGCGACACAGCTCCATGGCCTGGCGAAGCTGCGCGCCGATGCGCTTGCCACCCGCCTGTCGGGCAGCGACGGACGCGCGGGCGCAGCGGCGGAAGTGGCCGATTACCTGCTGCTGCAGGTATTGAATCGCTATGAGCCGCTGCTCGCGCATATCTGCCGGATTCGCGAGACGCCGCCCGTGGAGTTCTATCGAGAGCTTGCAATGATGGCCGGCGAACTGTCGACGTTCGTCCGTCCGCAGACCCGTCGTCCGTTGCCGACGCCCGGCTACGATCATGCGCAGCTGTATGCGAGCATCCGGCCGCTCGTCGAGGAAGTCCATTACCTGCTCAACCAGGTGCTGATACGTGGTGCGCAGCCGATTCCGCTCACCGAACAGCCGCACGGGATCCGTGTCGCCGCGGTGATGCCGGCCGAACTCTCGGGCTATTCGAGTCTCGTGCTCGCGGTCGGCGCGCAGATGTCGCCGGACGTGCTCCAGCAGCAATTCGCGTCACAGACGAAGATCAGCCAGCCGCAGCGTCTGCCCGAGCTGATCCGTTCGCATCTGCCGGGGCTCACGATGGTGCCGCTGCCGGTGCCGCCGCGACAGATTCCGTTCAATTCGAACTACATTTACTACGAGTTGTCGCGCAGTGGGCCGTTCTGGGAGCAGATCGCCCAACAGGGCGGGCTCGCGATGCACATCGCCGGCCACTTCCCCGAACTGAAGCTCGAACTGTGGGGAGTTCGCCATAAATGA
- the tssJ gene encoding type VI secretion system lipoprotein TssJ: MVFRFPFGTKTRQTRRDAIKRIALGLSCLSQAACGGMPSRKEQASLDLKIKVSDGVNPDELGRPAPIMVRIYELKSAYTFDNADFFSLQSDSKKVLGEDAIVIDEFVLRPGDVRDIRRRLNAATTAIGVLAGYRELGKSVWRGAYRLPPPPDEAWLRVLTARTKIKLNVDVGQRAVLVTELD, from the coding sequence ATGGTTTTTCGATTTCCGTTCGGCACGAAGACGCGCCAGACACGCCGTGATGCGATCAAACGCATCGCGCTCGGGCTGTCATGTCTGTCGCAGGCTGCGTGTGGAGGTATGCCGTCCCGAAAGGAGCAGGCGTCGCTCGATCTGAAGATCAAGGTGAGCGACGGCGTCAATCCGGACGAGCTGGGGCGCCCTGCGCCGATCATGGTGCGGATCTATGAGTTGAAGTCGGCGTACACGTTCGACAACGCCGATTTCTTCTCACTGCAAAGCGACAGCAAGAAGGTGCTGGGCGAAGACGCAATCGTGATCGACGAGTTCGTGCTCCGTCCGGGAGACGTCCGGGACATTCGTCGGCGCCTGAATGCCGCGACGACGGCGATCGGCGTGCTGGCGGGATACCGCGAACTCGGAAAATCGGTGTGGCGCGGGGCTTACCGCTTGCCGCCTCCGCCGGACGAAGCGTGGCTCCGGGTGCTGACGGCGCGCACGAAAATCAAATTGAACGTGGATGTCGGCCAGCGGGCCGTTCTTGTTACTGAATTGGATTGA
- a CDS encoding Hcp family type VI secretion system effector, with product MAHDIFLKINGIDGESKDATHQNEIEVLSWSWNVSQQSNMHLGSGGGAGKATVDDLQFEHFIDRASPNLIQYCLLGKHIDEAKLTVRKAGGNPLEYILLTMNDVLVTQVSPSGVAADESRPREIVRLSFSRLKQEYVVQNAQGGSGGAITATFDIKKNAA from the coding sequence ATGGCACACGATATTTTCCTCAAGATCAACGGTATCGACGGTGAATCCAAGGATGCCACTCACCAGAACGAAATCGAGGTCTTGAGCTGGTCGTGGAACGTAAGCCAGCAATCGAACATGCACCTCGGCTCGGGCGGTGGCGCAGGCAAGGCTACGGTGGACGATCTGCAATTCGAGCATTTCATCGACCGGGCGAGCCCGAACCTGATTCAGTACTGTCTGCTGGGCAAGCACATCGACGAAGCGAAGCTCACGGTGCGTAAGGCAGGTGGGAATCCGCTCGAGTACATCCTGCTGACGATGAACGACGTGCTGGTGACGCAGGTGAGCCCGTCGGGCGTCGCAGCCGACGAGTCGCGTCCTCGCGAGATCGTCCGTCTGTCGTTCTCGCGCCTCAAGCAGGAATACGTGGTGCAGAACGCGCAGGGCGGCAGCGGTGGCGCAATCACGGCGACGTTCGACATCAAGAAGAACGCTGCTTAA
- the tssC gene encoding type VI secretion system contractile sheath large subunit — MAVRESQARAAEAQLGAQSDFNALLSREFKPKTEQAREAVESAVKTLAEQALANSVTMSDDAYKSIEAIIGEIDRKLSEQINLILHHDDFQKLESAWRGLHHLVTNTETDEKLKIRFMDVSKEDLRRTMKRYKGVAWDQSPFFKQIYEEEYGQLGGEPYGCLVADYYFDHTPPDVDLLASIGKVAAAAHAPFITGASPSVLQMESWQELANPRDLTKIFTQNLEYAPWNSLRNSEDSRYVGLAMPRFLARLPYGIRTNPVDEFDFEESTDGSNHAKYTWANAAYAMAVNINRSFKHYGWCTLIRGVESGGVVENLPCHTFPTDDGGIDMKCPTEIAISDRREAELSKNGFIPLIHRKNTDYAAFIGAQSLQKPAEYYDPDATANANLSARLPYLFACSRFAHYLKCIVRDKIGSFKERDEMQQWLNEWIMYYVDADPANSSQETKARRPLAAAEVVVEEVEGNPGYYQAKFFLRPHFQLEGLTVSLRLVAKLPSVKAAA; from the coding sequence ATGGCTGTACGTGAATCGCAGGCGCGCGCTGCCGAGGCGCAGCTCGGCGCCCAATCGGATTTCAACGCGCTGTTGTCGCGCGAGTTCAAGCCCAAGACGGAGCAGGCGCGCGAAGCGGTGGAGTCCGCCGTCAAGACGCTGGCCGAACAGGCGCTGGCGAATTCGGTGACGATGTCGGACGACGCCTACAAGAGCATCGAGGCGATCATTGGCGAGATCGATCGCAAACTGTCGGAACAGATCAACCTGATCCTGCATCACGACGATTTTCAGAAGCTGGAAAGCGCGTGGCGCGGATTGCATCACCTCGTGACGAACACGGAAACCGACGAGAAGCTGAAAATCCGCTTCATGGACGTGTCGAAGGAGGATCTGCGCCGAACAATGAAGCGATACAAGGGCGTGGCGTGGGATCAGAGCCCGTTCTTCAAGCAGATCTACGAAGAGGAATACGGGCAGCTGGGCGGTGAGCCTTACGGCTGTCTCGTCGCCGACTACTATTTCGACCACACGCCGCCGGACGTCGATCTGCTGGCGTCGATCGGCAAGGTCGCCGCAGCGGCGCATGCTCCGTTCATCACGGGTGCGTCGCCGTCCGTGCTGCAGATGGAGTCGTGGCAGGAGCTGGCCAACCCGCGCGATCTGACGAAGATCTTTACGCAGAATCTGGAGTACGCACCCTGGAACTCGCTGCGCAACTCGGAAGACTCGCGCTACGTCGGCCTTGCGATGCCGCGCTTCCTCGCGCGCCTGCCGTACGGCATCCGCACCAATCCCGTCGATGAATTCGATTTCGAGGAATCGACCGACGGATCGAATCACGCCAAGTACACGTGGGCGAACGCGGCCTACGCGATGGCGGTCAACATCAACCGCTCGTTCAAGCACTACGGCTGGTGCACGCTGATTCGCGGCGTCGAGAGCGGCGGCGTCGTCGAAAACCTGCCGTGCCATACGTTCCCGACGGACGACGGCGGGATCGACATGAAGTGCCCCACCGAGATCGCGATTTCGGATCGTCGCGAGGCCGAACTGTCGAAGAACGGTTTCATCCCGCTGATCCACCGCAAGAACACCGACTATGCGGCGTTCATCGGCGCGCAGTCGCTGCAAAAGCCTGCCGAGTACTACGATCCGGACGCGACGGCGAACGCGAACCTTTCCGCGCGCCTGCCATATCTGTTCGCGTGCTCGCGCTTTGCGCACTATCTGAAGTGCATCGTGCGCGACAAGATCGGCTCGTTCAAGGAACGCGACGAAATGCAGCAGTGGCTCAACGAATGGATCATGTATTACGTCGACGCCGATCCTGCCAACTCGTCCCAGGAAACCAAGGCGCGTCGTCCGCTTGCCGCTGCCGAGGTGGTCGTGGAAGAAGTCGAGGGCAACCCCGGCTACTACCAGGCCAAGTTCTTCCTCCGTCCGCATTTCCAGCTGGAAGGTCTGACGGTGTCGCTGCGTCTCGTCGCGAAGCTTCCGTCGGTCAAGGCCGCTGCTTGA
- the tssB gene encoding type VI secretion system contractile sheath small subunit produces the protein MAISNSAQKFIARNRAPRVQIEYDVEVYGSEKKVELPFVMGVLADLSGKPLESLPAVGDRKFYNIDIDNFDERMKAMKPRVAFSVPNTLSGDGQLMVDITFESMDDFSPAAIAKNVDALSQLLDARTQLANLQTYMDGKSGAEALVTQLLQDPALLSALAKAPKPEVRKTDALEPQEQQ, from the coding sequence ATGGCTATATCCAACAGTGCACAGAAGTTCATCGCGCGCAATCGTGCGCCGCGCGTGCAGATCGAATACGACGTCGAAGTGTATGGCTCGGAGAAGAAGGTCGAGCTGCCGTTCGTGATGGGCGTGCTTGCCGACCTGTCCGGAAAGCCGCTGGAGTCGCTTCCGGCTGTCGGCGACCGCAAGTTTTACAACATCGATATCGACAACTTCGACGAGCGCATGAAGGCGATGAAGCCGCGGGTTGCGTTTTCGGTGCCGAATACGCTGTCCGGCGACGGTCAGTTGATGGTCGACATCACGTTCGAGAGCATGGACGATTTTTCGCCGGCAGCCATTGCGAAAAATGTCGACGCGCTGTCGCAGCTGCTCGACGCGCGCACGCAGCTCGCGAATCTGCAGACGTACATGGACGGCAAGTCGGGCGCGGAGGCGCTCGTCACCCAGTTGCTGCAGGACCCGGCGCTGCTGAGCGCGCTTGCGAAGGCGCCGAAGCCTGAAGTGCGGAAGACGGACGCTCTGGAGCCGCAAGAGCAGCAATGA